The Halopseudomonas sabulinigri genome window below encodes:
- a CDS encoding sigma-54-dependent transcriptional regulator has translation MPTSPVVLIVDDQPGNLDVLVNYLADSGLELVVATDGEQALELAVSHLPELVLLDVMMPGIDGFETCRRLQDNPITAQVRVIFMSALADTDSKMQGFAAGAVDYLNKPLQREEVLARIQVHLTLRRQQHELQLKNQQLEALNRDLLEQIQRRQLVEDALHLADEKLSALTRQEAEHWGIDAFVGQSKATLDLLNEVRALQQAPRTNVLVLGESGTGKELISRATHFGSARSQKPFVAVNCSAIPSELADAEFFGHIKGAYTGATHDRHGYFLQADGGTLFLDEISDMPLAMQAKLLRVLEDGVVTPVGGRSSRQVDVRIVAATNADLVGRVNAKEFRQDLYFRLAGYQLLVPALRNRVSDIALLVNHYLVRLGGQMGRDRPTITPEAMAALNRYHYPGNVRELKNIIEYALIASRGGAIEVRHLHFLDAPESLAGHANIRGARPASLDSTSNQIAAGPPSGGIAEAESGGADHSDEEQILACIRTQGRIDNAAVQTLLGVNHGRASYLLKKLHKEGRLTKQGVRRWSYYTLPAPV, from the coding sequence GTGCCGACCAGCCCGGTGGTATTAATCGTCGATGACCAGCCAGGTAATCTGGATGTGCTGGTTAATTATCTGGCCGACAGCGGGCTGGAACTGGTCGTGGCCACCGATGGCGAGCAGGCGCTAGAGTTGGCCGTTTCTCACCTGCCCGAACTGGTGCTGCTGGATGTGATGATGCCGGGCATCGACGGCTTTGAAACCTGCCGGCGTTTGCAAGACAACCCGATCACAGCGCAGGTGCGGGTCATTTTCATGAGTGCGCTCGCCGATACCGACAGCAAGATGCAAGGCTTTGCCGCAGGTGCTGTTGATTACCTCAACAAGCCCTTGCAACGCGAAGAGGTGCTGGCGAGGATTCAGGTGCACCTTACCTTGCGCCGTCAACAGCACGAGCTGCAGCTCAAGAACCAGCAACTCGAAGCGCTCAACCGTGACCTGCTTGAACAAATACAACGGCGACAACTGGTGGAAGACGCTTTGCACCTGGCCGATGAAAAGCTCTCTGCGTTAACGCGGCAGGAGGCAGAACATTGGGGTATCGATGCCTTTGTGGGCCAGAGCAAGGCGACGCTCGACCTGCTGAACGAGGTCCGCGCCTTGCAGCAGGCACCGCGCACCAATGTGCTGGTGCTGGGCGAAAGCGGCACGGGTAAGGAGCTGATCTCCCGGGCCACGCATTTTGGCAGTGCGCGCAGCCAGAAGCCCTTTGTTGCCGTGAACTGCTCGGCGATTCCCTCGGAGCTTGCCGATGCTGAGTTTTTTGGTCATATCAAAGGCGCCTACACCGGTGCCACCCATGATCGGCATGGCTACTTTCTGCAGGCTGACGGGGGCACTCTGTTTCTAGATGAAATCAGCGATATGCCGTTGGCCATGCAGGCCAAGTTACTACGCGTGCTGGAAGACGGGGTGGTCACACCCGTCGGCGGCAGAAGTAGCCGGCAGGTGGATGTGCGCATTGTGGCCGCTACCAACGCGGATCTTGTCGGTAGGGTGAATGCAAAGGAGTTTCGCCAGGACCTGTACTTCCGCCTGGCGGGTTACCAGCTGTTGGTCCCTGCCTTGCGCAATCGGGTCAGCGATATTGCCTTGCTGGTGAACCACTATCTGGTGCGCCTGGGCGGCCAGATGGGGCGCGACCGGCCGACCATAACACCTGAGGCCATGGCAGCGCTGAACCGCTACCATTACCCAGGCAACGTGCGAGAGCTGAAAAACATTATTGAGTACGCGCTCATCGCCAGTCGCGGCGGCGCCATAGAGGTTCGGCACCTGCATTTTCTCGATGCGCCCGAGAGCCTCGCTGGCCACGCGAATATACGCGGCGCGAGGCCAGCTTCACTCGATTCAACATCAAACCAGATCGCCGCGGGACCGCCTTCAGGCGGCATTGCTGAGGCGGAAAGCGGGGGAGCAGATCACAGTGATGAAGAGCAGATTCTGGCCTGCATTCGCACGCAGGGGCGTATCGACAATGCCGCAGTGCAGACGCTACTTGGCGTTAACCATGGCCGTGCCTCCTATTTGCTGAAAAAACTCCACAAAGAGGGGCGGCTGACAAAGCAGGGTGTACGGCGCTGGAGCTATTACACGTTGCCAGCGCCTGTCTGA
- a CDS encoding diguanylate cyclase domain-containing protein yields the protein MNIQPNANQQTPTVLIVDDVPANLDVLVEHLQREAVHLVVALSGEEGLRLAKEIGPDLILLDVMMPGIDGFETCRRLKADQDTNDIPVVFLTAREDELDTEKGLRLGAVDYISKPFSMPILKARLRNHLALKRKSNLLLQLACTDELTRVGNRRHFNKMLHSEWGRAMRNQTPLSLVMLDVDYFKRFNDHYGHPEGDRCLAQIAGALDSVLHRPSDMLARYGGEEFVVLLPETERDGAAAIAEQLHASVFNLALPHQSAGTDGRVTISLGVATAVPAAPNTPEDLLAWADNALYQAKAQGRNQVFVAAEMDQ from the coding sequence ATGAACATTCAACCCAATGCGAACCAGCAAACCCCTACGGTACTGATCGTCGACGATGTTCCGGCCAATCTTGACGTCTTGGTTGAGCATTTGCAGCGAGAGGCCGTACATCTGGTGGTCGCCCTTTCAGGAGAGGAGGGTTTGCGGCTGGCCAAAGAGATTGGCCCGGACCTGATCCTGCTTGATGTGATGATGCCCGGCATCGACGGTTTTGAAACCTGCCGGCGCTTGAAGGCCGATCAGGACACCAACGACATCCCCGTAGTGTTTCTCACCGCGCGGGAAGACGAGCTGGACACCGAAAAAGGTCTGCGACTGGGCGCGGTGGATTACATCAGCAAGCCCTTCTCCATGCCGATCCTGAAAGCGCGTCTGCGCAATCATCTGGCTCTCAAGCGCAAAAGCAATTTGCTGCTGCAGCTTGCCTGTACCGACGAGCTGACCCGCGTCGGTAATCGCCGCCACTTCAACAAGATGCTGCACAGCGAATGGGGGCGCGCCATGCGCAATCAAACGCCGCTGTCGCTGGTGATGCTCGATGTGGATTACTTCAAGCGCTTCAATGATCACTACGGCCATCCCGAGGGAGATCGATGTCTGGCCCAGATCGCAGGCGCCCTCGACAGCGTGCTGCATCGGCCATCTGATATGTTGGCCCGCTACGGCGGCGAGGAGTTTGTCGTGTTGCTGCCGGAAACCGAGCGCGATGGCGCAGCGGCTATCGCAGAGCAACTGCATGCCAGCGTATTCAATCTGGCACTGCCGCATCAAAGCGCGGGCACTGATGGGCGGGTGACTATCAGCCTCGGGGTCGCCACAGCGGTCCCAGCCGCCCCCAACACGCCCGAAGACTTGCTCGCATGGGCAGATAATGCACTCTATCAAGCCAAGGCCCAGGGTCGTAATCAGGTCTTTGTAGCTGCCGAGATGGATCAATAA
- a CDS encoding TonB-dependent receptor plug domain-containing protein gives MPYPLKIALTLLLLAPLSSPAANEPGDGSEMEDLLALLDQETALATQSKMNTDYVPGMVTVLHGEELRSYGAGTVADALDQVAGFYMSLNNVGDPVAIVRGVGANVNGSNLKVLVDGVAVNRATDASADWVFRIPMTQVDRVEVIRGPGSALHGEFAFSGVINIITRRDNLVSVRGGSHNLKQGDILATHSFESGAQIAINASLWGRDDSDRMTNPDNFQRPGVGYSPGNIYDDERGGVLFLDGSHQGYRLQVTYSDVERGAWYGRNGALPYELEPREETTTSLNLSKTWSINDDLTMDASLGYLKTDLEFATYLPIPKGEDPPGPRPPIANNVFRRDANKDEAQRAKVVLHWDGLAQHQLLLGLDYAHSKVTGSSIKTTREGFAPVYGTPDEELVLDGAERGITSLTLQDQWTPVDNLELTLGARYDDYDDWGSSVSPRVAAVWRASDRHIFKAQYAEAFRPPTLANQNPGPNTYPRFEYDSLQEERLKSTELAYIFNGSGYKLRSTVFHTEVRDLIEFYIPPGRPPVLRNRGDVTTQGVELEWEQQIGRDWEWHANLSYIDAEDKRDADSRLIGAVDWLANLGASWRATPHTRHALSVRYVGDQEGYDPPSGGGRYPETYDSYTLVDYALTVNHLLGAPNLTLQASINNIFDRQYDVVSNPQFFPGGLPRGERTGWATLEYQF, from the coding sequence ATGCCGTACCCCCTGAAAATAGCACTGACCTTGTTACTGCTCGCCCCGCTCTCCAGCCCGGCGGCCAACGAACCCGGTGATGGCAGTGAAATGGAAGACCTGCTGGCGCTGCTCGATCAGGAGACCGCGTTGGCAACGCAAAGCAAAATGAACACCGACTACGTGCCCGGCATGGTTACCGTGCTGCACGGTGAAGAATTGCGCTCCTACGGCGCCGGCACCGTTGCCGACGCATTGGACCAGGTGGCCGGGTTTTATATGTCCCTCAACAACGTCGGCGATCCGGTAGCGATTGTGCGCGGGGTTGGGGCCAACGTGAACGGCAGCAACCTGAAAGTCCTGGTGGACGGCGTCGCCGTGAACCGGGCCACGGACGCCTCCGCCGACTGGGTATTCCGTATCCCCATGACCCAGGTCGACCGGGTAGAGGTAATTCGTGGCCCCGGCTCTGCGCTGCATGGCGAGTTCGCCTTCTCTGGCGTGATCAACATCATTACCCGCCGCGATAATCTTGTCAGCGTGCGCGGCGGCAGCCACAACCTGAAACAAGGCGACATTCTTGCCACCCACAGCTTTGAGAGCGGCGCGCAGATCGCCATCAACGCCTCGCTGTGGGGCCGCGATGACAGCGATCGGATGACCAATCCAGACAACTTTCAACGCCCCGGTGTCGGCTATTCGCCAGGCAACATCTACGACGACGAACGGGGCGGCGTTCTGTTCCTTGATGGCAGTCACCAAGGCTACCGGCTGCAAGTCACCTACAGCGATGTGGAGCGCGGCGCCTGGTATGGCCGCAACGGAGCACTGCCCTATGAACTGGAGCCCCGCGAAGAAACCACCACCAGCCTGAACCTGTCTAAGACCTGGAGCATCAATGACGACCTGACGATGGATGCCAGTCTGGGATACCTGAAAACCGATCTCGAGTTCGCCACCTACCTGCCCATACCCAAGGGCGAAGATCCACCCGGACCACGGCCGCCGATTGCCAACAACGTTTTCAGGCGCGATGCCAACAAAGATGAAGCACAACGTGCAAAAGTGGTTCTGCACTGGGACGGCCTGGCCCAACATCAACTACTGCTGGGTCTGGATTACGCACACAGCAAGGTGACGGGATCCTCGATTAAAACCACACGCGAGGGCTTTGCACCGGTATACGGTACGCCTGATGAGGAGCTGGTGCTGGACGGCGCCGAACGTGGCATCACCAGCCTGACGCTGCAGGACCAGTGGACGCCCGTGGACAACCTTGAACTGACCCTCGGCGCGCGCTACGACGATTACGACGACTGGGGCAGTAGCGTCTCGCCCCGCGTCGCCGCCGTCTGGCGGGCCAGCGACCGGCATATTTTCAAAGCTCAATACGCCGAAGCCTTTCGCCCCCCTACCCTGGCCAATCAAAACCCAGGGCCCAATACCTACCCCCGATTTGAGTACGACTCACTGCAGGAGGAGCGGCTGAAATCCACGGAGTTAGCCTATATTTTCAACGGCAGCGGCTACAAGCTGCGCTCAACGGTCTTTCATACCGAAGTGCGCGACCTCATCGAATTCTATATACCGCCAGGCCGCCCGCCGGTGTTGCGCAACCGCGGCGATGTCACGACCCAGGGCGTGGAGCTGGAATGGGAGCAGCAAATCGGACGCGATTGGGAATGGCACGCCAACCTCTCCTACATCGATGCTGAAGACAAACGAGACGCCGACAGTCGCCTCATCGGCGCAGTTGATTGGCTGGCAAATCTCGGCGCCAGTTGGCGCGCAACGCCGCATACCCGGCACGCCCTTAGCGTGCGATATGTTGGCGACCAGGAAGGCTACGACCCACCGAGCGGCGGCGGCCGGTATCCGGAAACCTACGACAGCTACACCCTTGTCGACTATGCCCTCACCGTGAACCACCTGCTTGGAGCACCCAATCTGACCCTGCAAGCCAGCATCAACAACATTTTTGACCGGCAGTACGATGTGGTGTCCAACCCGCAGTTTTTTCCGGGTGGCCTGCCCCGCGGCGAGCGCACCGGCTGGGCGACACTGGAGTACCAATTCTGA
- a CDS encoding type 1 periplasmic-binding domain-containing protein, whose amino-acid sequence MSVQIRRSTLLTLALGLLCLSLLVCATTANGTDSFSERRVLVGLKLFRTLVAADLDIDTKISGDNQLNLLLVYADDETTATTYQKALEQDVDSLNGTPVSVRVSALSALLQPTSSKPAAIFVSQALRDSERDALVRYSIANNIIVFSPFEEDVERGVLAGLSVQATVRPLINMQTLSAGQFNIKPFYLKVAKHYE is encoded by the coding sequence ATGAGCGTGCAAATACGCCGTTCAACCCTGCTCACCCTGGCGCTTGGTCTGCTCTGCCTGTCGCTACTGGTCTGTGCGACCACGGCAAACGGTACAGACAGCTTTAGCGAGCGCCGCGTGCTGGTGGGGTTAAAGCTGTTTCGCACCCTGGTCGCAGCGGATCTGGATATCGACACTAAAATCAGTGGCGATAATCAGCTCAATCTGCTGCTCGTCTATGCCGATGATGAAACAACCGCCACCACTTACCAGAAAGCCCTCGAGCAAGACGTTGACTCCCTGAACGGCACGCCGGTGTCGGTGCGTGTTAGCGCCCTGAGCGCATTGCTGCAGCCAACCAGCAGCAAGCCAGCGGCGATCTTCGTCAGTCAGGCCCTGAGAGATAGCGAGCGCGACGCTCTGGTGCGCTACAGCATCGCGAACAACATCATCGTCTTCTCACCCTTCGAGGAAGACGTTGAGCGTGGCGTACTCGCCGGCCTTTCCGTACAGGCCACAGTGCGCCCCTTGATCAACATGCAAACCCTGTCCGCGGGGCAGTTCAATATCAAGCCCTTCTATCTCAAGGTGGCCAAACACTATGAATAA
- a CDS encoding sensor histidine kinase: MNKANHQRLRNWLASLRQDPAFHTQILISTVFILLIAVFNWSLDRYWQHSLQPRLYKVAETQAKVLAESQSAVLLQTLERTAPNYLAQALADTVQEMLIVEDPAIGERFVRHLTLQIDYSTVDAEAGTLDISEGDANCTRCFHTDVPLINRQGEILGLASFAISDGYLRTLSKDMRSKLFAESSIVIALVIAVWVVMMVMFYRLHSAKKLIEASDHAKTRFMANVTHELRTPLNAILGYTQLYKQDAQLMQHHRQGIETIDRSADHLLLMISDILEFSRANEDSLTLHPEEIDLGKFLSTIVEMTRVSTRLKGLEFLYDFSEQLPAIIVADEKRLRQILLNLLSNAIKFTEHGKVIFSVKTIPCRSNHSRRLRFAVQDSGIGIDRGQIKSIFIPFHQLDNAITRAEGTGLGLTISQRLLNLMNSKLQVSSEAGSGSVFWFNLEVQASGSETLSRSTVVEEPTLLNLPDPAVLAQLKEHAKRHNVLALRQLIDTLKASEQHAQFLQQVQPFIQQYRFKQLLEWLDNQEKTARSQNDSVPG; the protein is encoded by the coding sequence ATGAATAAGGCCAACCACCAGAGACTGCGCAACTGGCTGGCGTCCCTCAGACAGGATCCGGCATTCCATACCCAGATCCTGATCAGTACCGTGTTCATTCTGCTGATAGCCGTATTCAACTGGTCACTCGACCGCTATTGGCAACATTCCTTGCAGCCGCGACTGTACAAGGTGGCAGAAACCCAGGCCAAAGTGCTGGCAGAGTCGCAATCGGCGGTACTGCTGCAAACGCTGGAGCGGACCGCGCCAAATTACCTGGCCCAGGCGCTGGCTGACACCGTGCAGGAAATGCTCATCGTCGAAGACCCCGCCATCGGCGAGCGCTTTGTGCGGCATCTGACCCTGCAGATCGACTACTCAACGGTAGATGCCGAAGCGGGCACCCTCGACATCAGCGAAGGCGACGCCAACTGCACTCGCTGCTTTCATACCGATGTGCCACTGATCAACCGCCAGGGCGAGATTCTGGGCCTGGCCAGCTTCGCCATCAGCGATGGTTACCTGCGCACCCTCAGCAAGGACATGAGGTCGAAGCTGTTCGCCGAATCCAGCATCGTCATCGCACTGGTTATCGCCGTCTGGGTCGTCATGATGGTCATGTTCTACCGCCTGCACAGCGCCAAAAAGCTTATAGAAGCCTCAGACCATGCCAAAACCCGCTTCATGGCTAATGTCACCCACGAGTTACGCACGCCACTGAACGCCATCCTGGGCTACACCCAGCTGTACAAGCAGGATGCCCAGTTGATGCAACATCATCGCCAGGGTATAGAAACCATCGACCGCAGCGCCGACCACCTGCTGCTGATGATCAGCGACATACTGGAGTTCTCACGCGCCAATGAAGACAGCCTGACACTGCACCCCGAGGAAATCGACCTGGGTAAGTTCCTCAGCACTATCGTGGAAATGACAAGAGTAAGCACCCGTCTCAAAGGCCTGGAATTTCTTTACGACTTCTCCGAGCAGTTACCCGCCATCATCGTGGCCGACGAAAAGCGCCTGCGTCAGATTCTGCTTAACCTGCTGAGCAATGCGATCAAATTTACCGAACACGGAAAGGTCATATTTTCAGTCAAGACAATCCCCTGCCGATCCAACCACAGCAGGCGCTTGCGCTTTGCCGTGCAGGACAGTGGCATCGGCATCGACCGCGGCCAAATAAAATCCATATTCATTCCGTTCCATCAACTGGACAACGCCATTACCCGAGCAGAGGGCACCGGCCTGGGGCTGACCATCAGCCAGCGGCTACTGAACTTGATGAACTCGAAATTGCAGGTAAGCAGCGAAGCCGGCAGTGGAAGCGTATTCTGGTTTAACCTTGAAGTGCAGGCATCAGGCAGCGAAACATTGTCGCGCTCAACCGTGGTAGAGGAACCCACGCTACTAAACCTGCCCGATCCGGCGGTACTGGCTCAGCTCAAAGAACACGCCAAGCGCCACAACGTGTTGGCACTACGACAACTGATCGACACCCTCAAGGCCAGCGAACAACACGCCCAATTCCTGCAGCAAGTTCAGCCTTTCATCCAGCAATACCGCTTCAAGCAACTACTGGAGTGGCTGGACAACCAAGAAAAAACTGCGCGTAGCCAGAATGACAGCGTGCCTGGATAG
- a CDS encoding GCN5 family acetyltransferase, which yields MSKYPKVKDPDMVGEYSGAAKAGGGYVWDEVLEYRVWCHPHEGSPDLEDGSDYYYAFATFEEALECANEIPGSGAPLALILQREYIDEPEPGIYLHKKEERIAEWPAAFLSRPRRGPDTIPRFMAPDAPSNKLDIIRGKA from the coding sequence ATGAGCAAATACCCAAAAGTAAAAGACCCGGACATGGTAGGAGAGTATTCTGGTGCCGCAAAAGCCGGAGGTGGATATGTCTGGGATGAGGTTCTTGAGTACCGGGTGTGGTGCCACCCGCACGAAGGTTCGCCAGATTTAGAGGACGGCAGTGACTACTACTATGCCTTTGCAACATTTGAAGAGGCTTTGGAATGTGCTAATGAAATTCCTGGTAGTGGAGCCCCGCTGGCTCTTATTCTGCAGCGTGAATATATTGATGAGCCCGAGCCGGGAATATACCTTCACAAGAAGGAGGAGCGTATCGCGGAGTGGCCGGCAGCGTTTTTGTCCCGTCCGAGAAGAGGCCCTGATACTATCCCGAGATTTATGGCCCCAGATGCACCATCCAATAAACTGGACATCATCCGTGGTAAAGCCTGA
- a CDS encoding DOMON domain-containing protein, which produces MHLWLLVVLLCVSLHAAAQEILGDQNSETVDAVAADKVDAASPEIPRVFTFVRLDAPVIDGDLSDGFWFNLHEIPIEYEVFPVRLRDAGVPTRVRIALTETHLYAAFDAPDPDISNLRSAVRERDGLKEDDYVSLVLDPAGQGLRKYEFRVNPHGSQSDVLQDTISDRYLYDWDAEWEAAAQIDETGFRVEMAIPRSELGILPGDQAQQLELLVMLKRHYPRQVERTLASAVQLVLTEEPPKPSEAKDSGRRLTITPHYVFDRDEDRDIGGRFEQVEEQPRHAAGAYLNYRLSADRSFLMTVKPNYAEVESDIARDSINNPFDPYEPEKREMFVDTREYFRTLNEVVYTRNIVQPDVGLAHLWRSPTATSGLLAAFDQQTQLYMPDNLGSDVVTLVDNSQSAAFNYERQSDKRSLGVLTTLRTADDYHNAVLSLNGTGNLGVDDKVRGQFMVSDTRYPQRFAEDLCDTTGCTEQDPDAECELGDCDITPYVRRADYDDRLRGYNLQLRYNHDGPDSLYWARYYDVSPDFRADLGFLRRVDYRAINLAYGRKWYFQAKADDESQSRIRAYLVGGHMRSHSDNQPLETTVGIWGEFRGSYQTIARLGWQHRKRAVNRLDQSDLSAGDNAPRFDEHYWQWFFQTAPYVPWTLHLDGRWGAMADPDNLVLGHMREIKPKLHYTTGPLDLMADLTLRHFDTDGDRLYKEQFFSLTALYHTPSGLTHRLLWLNDLTERDIDRWRGDELARETSRTLEYTQIFSPHPAWQLMWGLRLVKDYESDINQKDLTAREIYFKVQREFTLLD; this is translated from the coding sequence ATGCACTTGTGGCTGCTAGTGGTGCTGCTGTGCGTGAGCCTGCACGCCGCAGCACAAGAGATTCTGGGTGATCAGAACTCTGAGACCGTCGATGCGGTTGCCGCCGACAAAGTGGATGCCGCCAGCCCGGAGATACCCCGGGTATTTACCTTTGTGCGGCTTGATGCCCCGGTCATCGACGGCGATCTGTCTGACGGCTTCTGGTTCAATCTGCACGAAATACCCATCGAGTACGAAGTTTTTCCGGTGCGGCTGCGCGATGCGGGAGTGCCCACGCGCGTGCGCATCGCGCTGACCGAGACCCATCTATACGCCGCTTTCGACGCCCCTGACCCCGATATCAGTAACCTGCGTTCTGCGGTGCGCGAACGTGATGGATTGAAAGAAGACGATTACGTTTCCCTGGTGCTTGATCCGGCGGGGCAGGGCCTGCGCAAATACGAATTTCGCGTGAATCCGCACGGCAGTCAGTCTGACGTACTGCAAGACACCATCAGTGACCGCTACCTGTACGACTGGGATGCTGAGTGGGAGGCCGCCGCACAGATAGACGAGACCGGCTTTCGGGTAGAGATGGCGATTCCGCGCAGTGAGCTGGGCATTCTGCCTGGCGACCAGGCCCAGCAACTCGAATTGCTGGTCATGCTCAAGCGGCATTATCCGCGCCAGGTTGAGCGCACACTGGCCAGTGCCGTGCAATTGGTGCTGACCGAAGAGCCACCCAAGCCCAGCGAGGCGAAAGACAGTGGTCGGCGCCTGACCATTACTCCGCACTATGTGTTTGACCGGGATGAGGACCGCGACATTGGCGGGCGTTTCGAGCAGGTAGAGGAGCAGCCACGCCACGCCGCCGGCGCCTATCTCAATTACCGCCTCTCGGCTGACCGCAGCTTCCTGATGACGGTCAAGCCCAACTACGCGGAGGTCGAATCGGACATCGCCCGCGACAGCATCAACAACCCCTTCGATCCCTATGAGCCGGAAAAACGCGAGATGTTTGTTGATACCCGCGAGTACTTCCGCACCCTGAACGAAGTGGTCTATACCCGCAATATTGTGCAGCCGGATGTGGGGCTGGCGCATCTCTGGAGGAGCCCCACGGCGACCAGTGGTCTCCTAGCAGCCTTTGACCAGCAGACGCAGCTCTACATGCCAGACAATCTCGGTTCAGACGTGGTTACGCTGGTCGATAACAGTCAGTCAGCTGCCTTTAACTACGAGCGCCAATCCGACAAACGCAGCCTGGGCGTACTCACCACCCTGCGCACCGCCGATGACTACCACAACGCCGTGCTGAGCCTGAACGGCACCGGCAATCTTGGCGTGGATGACAAGGTGCGCGGCCAGTTCATGGTGTCGGATACCCGTTACCCGCAGCGGTTTGCCGAAGACCTTTGCGACACTACAGGCTGTACCGAGCAGGACCCCGACGCCGAGTGTGAGCTGGGTGACTGCGACATCACGCCTTATGTACGGCGTGCCGATTACGACGACCGGCTGCGCGGTTATAACCTGCAGCTACGCTATAACCACGACGGCCCCGACTCGCTGTACTGGGCAAGGTACTACGATGTATCGCCGGACTTTCGCGCCGATCTGGGCTTTCTGCGCCGTGTGGATTATCGCGCGATCAACCTGGCCTACGGCCGCAAATGGTACTTTCAGGCCAAAGCCGACGATGAAAGCCAGTCGCGCATTCGTGCCTACCTGGTAGGAGGGCACATGCGCTCCCATTCTGATAACCAGCCGTTGGAGACTACGGTCGGTATTTGGGGCGAATTTCGTGGCAGCTACCAGACCATCGCGCGCCTGGGCTGGCAGCACCGAAAACGCGCGGTAAACAGGCTGGATCAGAGTGACCTGTCAGCCGGAGACAACGCCCCGCGCTTTGATGAGCACTACTGGCAATGGTTTTTCCAGACCGCCCCCTACGTACCCTGGACCCTGCACCTGGACGGTCGCTGGGGCGCTATGGCTGACCCCGACAATCTGGTGTTGGGCCACATGCGCGAGATCAAACCCAAACTGCATTACACCACCGGCCCACTCGACCTGATGGCCGACCTGACCCTGCGCCACTTTGATACCGACGGCGATCGCCTCTACAAGGAGCAATTCTTCTCCCTCACTGCGCTCTACCACACCCCCAGCGGCCTGACGCATAGATTGCTGTGGCTCAACGACCTGACCGAGCGCGATATCGACCGCTGGCGCGGCGACGAACTCGCCCGCGAAACCAGCCGCACTCTGGAGTACACGCAAATCTTTTCACCACACCCGGCCTGGCAGCTCATGTGGGGCCTGCGCCTGGTAAAAGACTACGAATCGGACATAAACCAAAAAGACCTGACCGCGCGGGAAATCTACTTCAAGGTGCAGCGTGAGTTCACCTTGCTGGATTAG
- a CDS encoding SDR family oxidoreductase: MSLDFAGKVVLVTGAAAGIGKATAEAFAAAGARLILADVDSQGGEAVAAGIRATGGDAVFQACNVVDAAEVKALIDMIEANYGRLDCAYNNAGIEIEQDKIADAKEDVFDRIMDVNVKGVWQCMRFEIPLMLKNGGGAIVNTGSIASLGAAPKMSIYAASKHAVLGLTRSAAVEYGKKGIRVNAVCPAVIDTDMFRRAAAIEPRKAEYVAGMHPVGRIGKAEEIAAAVLYLCSDAAAFTTGIALPVDGGSTCI; the protein is encoded by the coding sequence ATGAGTTTGGATTTTGCAGGCAAGGTTGTACTGGTTACCGGCGCAGCTGCGGGTATTGGCAAGGCCACAGCAGAAGCCTTCGCGGCCGCCGGCGCGCGGCTGATTCTGGCAGATGTCGACAGCCAGGGCGGTGAAGCGGTTGCCGCCGGCATTCGCGCTACCGGGGGCGATGCCGTATTCCAGGCCTGCAACGTAGTAGATGCCGCCGAAGTCAAAGCCCTGATCGACATGATCGAAGCCAACTACGGCCGCCTCGACTGCGCTTACAACAATGCCGGCATCGAGATCGAGCAAGACAAGATCGCCGACGCCAAGGAAGACGTGTTCGACCGCATCATGGACGTCAACGTCAAAGGCGTTTGGCAGTGCATGCGCTTTGAAATCCCGCTGATGCTCAAGAACGGTGGCGGCGCCATCGTCAATACCGGCTCTATCGCCTCCCTGGGCGCTGCGCCCAAGATGAGCATATACGCCGCCAGCAAGCACGCGGTACTTGGCCTGACCCGTTCAGCTGCCGTGGAATACGGCAAAAAAGGCATCCGCGTTAATGCCGTTTGCCCGGCGGTAATAGACACCGACATGTTCCGCCGCGCCGCCGCCATTGAGCCGCGCAAGGCCGAGTACGTTGCTGGCATGCACCCGGTCGGCCGCATCGGTAAGGCTGAAGAGATCGCTGCTGCGGTCCTTTATCTGTGTTCCGATGCCGCCGCTTTTACCACCGGTATCGCACTGCCCGTAGACGGCGGCAGTACCTGCATCTAA